One part of the Mariniblastus fucicola genome encodes these proteins:
- a CDS encoding coiled-coil domain-containing protein, producing the protein MNRNQISHIVFAFIVSAFLVDGTALQAQEKQDPTAASDVIKATLSKIRDVERLDAFVEQNNQLKAENATLKKNIADIQKQLAKLTRDLADQTVKLRRQLLQMPIFQVQSKVIANGNSMAILKSKDTIIRIRTNTEMSVPVADGVWILMEVKKISKDMIELNFPELGRTVYLYD; encoded by the coding sequence GAAATCAAATCTCTCACATCGTTTTTGCTTTCATCGTATCTGCGTTTCTTGTCGATGGAACGGCTCTTCAAGCGCAGGAGAAGCAGGACCCGACCGCAGCTTCGGACGTCATCAAGGCAACGCTTTCAAAGATCCGCGACGTCGAACGCCTTGACGCATTCGTCGAGCAAAATAATCAATTAAAGGCTGAGAATGCGACACTGAAGAAGAACATTGCGGATATTCAGAAACAATTGGCAAAACTCACCCGGGATCTGGCTGATCAAACCGTAAAGCTGCGCCGGCAATTGCTTCAGATGCCGATATTTCAAGTGCAGTCCAAGGTGATCGCCAACGGCAATAGCATGGCGATTCTCAAATCCAAGGACACAATCATTCGTATCCGCACGAACACTGAGATGTCAGTTCCAGTCGCGGACGGGGTATGGATCTTGATGGAAGTCAAGAAAATATCTAAAGATATGATCGAACTGAACTTCCCGGAACTGGGTCGTACGGTCTATCTTTACGATTAA